A portion of the Halodesulfovibrio aestuarii DSM 17919 = ATCC 29578 genome contains these proteins:
- a CDS encoding beta-ketoacyl-[acyl-carrier-protein] synthase family protein, whose product MMHRVAITGIGIVSCLGLDSDSVQESLRLGISGIQVVPKREEMGFFSPLSGVIEGFDYAGCGLTRRQRKTMPNFTIQAYSAVTQALEKAGLQSDDIQNARTGLIFGNDSTARAQAEQAKLTEQDGSTAGISSGYCFKAMNSTITLNLNVLLGVRGASWSISSACSSGGHAIGQAADLIAYGRQDRVICGGAQEINWESLCSFDALEAFSRRVDSPAQASRPFDAKRDGLVPSGGAAAVVLERYDLAVARGATILGEIEAYGFSSDGHDLCRPNGLGLQAAMEDALQRANLAPKDIDLVSAHATSTPVGDNAEAFAIGNLFGDNQVRVTALKSMTGHELWMSGASQVVYTLLQAQGGFTARTINFETADEMSSKLRIVLDNNSTPPGRVMLNSAGFGGTNACLIVNTVEP is encoded by the coding sequence ATGATGCATAGAGTTGCAATTACCGGCATCGGCATTGTGTCTTGTCTGGGTCTTGATTCGGACAGTGTGCAGGAGAGCTTACGTCTTGGTATAAGTGGTATCCAAGTCGTACCTAAGCGGGAAGAAATGGGATTTTTTAGTCCACTTTCCGGTGTTATTGAAGGCTTTGATTATGCAGGGTGCGGCCTTACGCGCCGTCAGCGTAAAACAATGCCTAATTTTACCATTCAAGCTTACTCTGCTGTGACTCAGGCTCTCGAAAAAGCCGGTTTGCAGTCTGACGATATTCAAAATGCCCGTACCGGGCTTATTTTCGGGAATGATTCAACTGCCAGAGCGCAAGCTGAACAGGCTAAGCTTACAGAGCAGGATGGTTCAACTGCTGGAATTAGTTCGGGCTACTGTTTTAAGGCAATGAACTCCACTATTACGCTTAACCTGAATGTACTGCTGGGGGTTCGCGGTGCTTCGTGGAGTATCAGTTCAGCATGTTCAAGCGGTGGCCATGCCATTGGTCAGGCTGCGGACTTAATCGCGTACGGTCGGCAAGATCGAGTCATTTGTGGTGGCGCTCAGGAAATTAACTGGGAATCATTATGCAGCTTTGATGCTCTTGAAGCATTTTCCCGTCGGGTCGACTCTCCGGCACAGGCCAGTCGTCCATTTGATGCAAAACGCGATGGATTGGTTCCATCCGGCGGTGCGGCAGCAGTTGTTCTTGAAAGGTATGACCTTGCTGTTGCACGAGGTGCAACGATTCTCGGTGAGATAGAAGCATACGGATTTTCTTCTGACGGGCACGATTTGTGCCGCCCAAATGGTTTAGGTTTACAGGCTGCGATGGAAGATGCATTGCAGCGAGCTAATCTTGCTCCGAAGGACATCGATTTAGTTAGTGCACATGCAACGTCTACCCCTGTGGGAGATAATGCTGAAGCCTTTGCCATCGGTAATTTATTTGGTGACAATCAAGTGCGTGTTACGGCTTTAAAGTCTATGACAGGACATGAATTGTGGATGTCCGGTGCGTCACAGGTCGTATATACTCTTTTGCAGGCACAGGGCGGTTTTACTGCACGGACAATAAATTTTGAAACTGCTGATGAAATGAGCTCCAAATTACGCATTGTTCTTGATAATAACTCTACCCCTCCGGGGCGTGTCATGCTTAACTCTGCTGGTTTTGGAGGTACAAACGCCTGCCTGATCGTGAATACGGTAGAACCTTAG
- a CDS encoding phytoene desaturase family protein, protein MQCVIIGSGCAGLTCALIMARHGYNVTVVEKSVRPAPLLQGFERKGFYFDTGVHCLSGMDEGGPLRSLLEYLNVYPLLTYMPFEKDNSFTVYFPNGLVWQMPQGYEALEASLIALFPMEEKGIQGFLSEVRAISHAFQYNADFQVIETHPLANKSFQEVIDQYIFEPQAKICLGFLSNLFCGLLASEISFPFFASSVGTYFQSSGTLKGGGKALFEAMQTELSNFGGRIIYNNGVAEVNVNENRQATGVVLEDGSFLPSDKLIATCHPSCLTDIVSGKSLRKTRKAYYRELESTTSLIGVYGYITKPIEKLLQSNAVIVSDSSCTDSTVSADIPLAKRQMLITSSHAAEHGTSVSLLVPATYAEWERFVGKKPHQRIKGYVEEKHAAAKEVIAAAMKFLPELEDNFSMVSVSTPLTLKDYCYAPRGTAYGVKRSLKQLTPTAALPIKNMLLSGQAVVGPGILGAMTAGFVTCGEILGHTHLQSEMKKCS, encoded by the coding sequence ATGCAGTGTGTAATTATCGGATCGGGCTGCGCTGGATTGACATGCGCTCTTATTATGGCAAGACATGGTTACAACGTAACTGTTGTTGAAAAGAGTGTACGCCCTGCCCCGCTGCTGCAAGGTTTTGAGCGCAAAGGGTTCTATTTTGATACTGGAGTCCACTGTCTGAGCGGTATGGATGAAGGTGGTCCGTTACGGTCCTTGCTTGAGTACCTTAATGTATATCCTTTGCTTACGTACATGCCTTTCGAAAAGGACAACAGTTTTACCGTATATTTTCCTAACGGACTCGTTTGGCAGATGCCTCAAGGGTATGAGGCATTGGAGGCTTCTCTGATTGCTCTTTTTCCTATGGAAGAAAAAGGTATTCAGGGGTTTTTGAGCGAAGTTCGTGCCATAAGTCATGCCTTCCAGTATAACGCGGATTTTCAGGTGATTGAGACACATCCTCTGGCAAATAAGTCGTTTCAAGAGGTCATCGATCAGTATATTTTTGAACCACAGGCGAAAATTTGTCTCGGATTTTTGAGTAACCTGTTTTGCGGACTGCTTGCTTCTGAGATCTCTTTTCCTTTTTTCGCCAGTAGTGTTGGAACATATTTCCAAAGTAGTGGCACCCTCAAAGGTGGAGGCAAAGCTCTGTTCGAGGCCATGCAGACCGAACTTTCAAATTTTGGTGGGCGGATTATTTATAACAATGGTGTCGCTGAAGTGAACGTCAATGAGAATCGACAAGCAACAGGGGTTGTTTTGGAAGATGGATCATTCTTGCCAAGCGATAAACTAATTGCAACATGTCATCCTTCCTGCTTGACGGACATTGTTTCAGGAAAATCTCTGCGGAAAACCCGAAAAGCATACTATCGCGAGTTAGAGTCCACCACATCGCTCATTGGTGTTTATGGGTATATCACAAAGCCTATCGAAAAACTTTTGCAAAGCAATGCCGTAATTGTTTCTGATAGCTCTTGCACTGATAGCACTGTAAGCGCTGATATCCCGCTAGCCAAGCGCCAGATGCTTATTACAAGCAGCCACGCTGCGGAACATGGCACCAGTGTTTCTTTGCTTGTCCCTGCTACGTATGCAGAGTGGGAGCGATTTGTAGGGAAGAAACCACACCAGCGAATTAAAGGATATGTTGAGGAAAAGCATGCAGCTGCTAAAGAAGTTATTGCGGCTGCAATGAAATTTCTTCCTGAATTGGAAGATAACTTTTCCATGGTCAGCGTAAGCACTCCTCTTACTCTTAAAGATTATTGCTACGCTCCTCGTGGCACGGCCTATGGCGTGAAACGTTCTTTAAAACAGCTTACACCTACGGCGGCTCTTCCAATAAAAAATATGCTGTTATCAGGACAGGCAGTTGTTGGTCCCGGGATTTTGGGTGCTATGACTGCGGGGTTTGTAACCTGCGGAGAAATTTTAGGTCATACCCATCTTCAAAGTGAGATGAAAAAATGCAGTTGA
- a CDS encoding beta-ketoacyl-[acyl-carrier-protein] synthase family protein translates to MQLNRVVVTGMGAVSPFGEGVDSLHAGIAEMRSAITHMERAQEVQDMRSHVAGLVPELDMKAIPRKDRRTMTDMGVFALLSAKEALSMAGITEDQLTSGRLGMALSCTTNCGELIEEFFTHYLPEKTLDHCKSTTFFKFMGHAAVSSVAQTLGVTGRILAPAAACATSTQSIGLGYEAILLGQQDMMICGGTEEIHPLSIASFDFINAASTKFNNAPQDTPRPFDVERDGVVCAEGAGLLLLESYDHAIKRGAKILAEIVGFSTLSSPKNPANPDSHAIKLCMEEALRQAGLLPEDIDYLNAHATGTSAGDIAESKAIEELFDTNLPVSSFKGHLGHTLAASGALETIATISGLQNDMLYPTRNLEQIDPECGSINLLTKTCKASVTYFLKNSFALGGINASLILRRL, encoded by the coding sequence ATGCAGTTGAATAGAGTTGTTGTTACCGGAATGGGTGCAGTCTCACCCTTTGGCGAAGGGGTCGACTCTTTGCATGCGGGCATTGCTGAAATGCGCAGTGCGATTACACATATGGAGCGGGCACAGGAAGTGCAGGATATGCGCTCTCATGTGGCCGGACTTGTTCCAGAGCTTGATATGAAGGCGATTCCCCGTAAAGATCGACGCACTATGACTGACATGGGAGTGTTTGCGCTTTTGTCTGCCAAAGAAGCCCTTTCAATGGCAGGAATTACAGAAGACCAGCTGACTTCCGGACGTTTAGGCATGGCTTTATCCTGCACAACAAACTGTGGAGAACTTATTGAAGAGTTCTTTACCCATTACCTTCCAGAAAAGACGCTCGATCATTGCAAGTCAACGACATTTTTCAAATTTATGGGACATGCTGCGGTTTCTTCTGTAGCCCAGACGCTCGGTGTTACAGGCCGCATTCTTGCTCCGGCAGCCGCATGCGCTACAAGCACCCAGTCGATCGGGCTTGGGTATGAGGCTATTTTGTTGGGGCAGCAAGATATGATGATTTGTGGTGGTACCGAGGAAATTCATCCCTTAAGTATCGCTTCATTTGATTTTATCAACGCAGCATCTACAAAATTTAACAATGCCCCTCAGGATACTCCACGTCCGTTTGATGTGGAACGTGATGGTGTTGTCTGTGCAGAGGGTGCAGGGCTGCTGCTTTTGGAATCGTATGATCACGCAATAAAACGCGGTGCAAAAATTCTTGCTGAAATTGTCGGGTTTTCAACGCTCTCTTCCCCTAAAAACCCTGCAAACCCAGATAGCCATGCGATTAAGCTTTGCATGGAAGAAGCTCTGCGGCAAGCAGGCCTTCTTCCCGAAGATATTGATTATTTGAACGCACATGCCACAGGTACGAGTGCAGGTGACATCGCAGAGTCAAAAGCCATCGAAGAACTTTTTGATACAAATTTACCGGTTTCCAGTTTTAAAGGCCACCTTGGGCATACTCTTGCAGCAAGTGGCGCACTGGAAACTATTGCTACTATTTCAGGACTACAGAACGATATGTTGTATCCGACAAGGAATTTAGAACAGATTGATCCCGAATGCGGTTCAATTAATCTGCTCACAAAAACTTGTAAGGCTTCTGTGACCTATTTTTTGAAAAATAGTTTTGCCCTTGGCGGCATAAATGCTTCTCTCATTTTAAGGAGATTATAA
- a CDS encoding acyl carrier protein has product MTLATMTKEEIIEITNNAISDEFEFDLEQMVPTAHLYKDLGLDSLDAVDLVLLLEKSFGVKLRNQPEVKEVRTLEDIYKLIMQLQQDAA; this is encoded by the coding sequence GTGACTCTCGCCACTATGACTAAAGAAGAAATTATTGAGATCACCAATAACGCTATCAGTGATGAATTTGAATTTGATCTGGAGCAGATGGTTCCAACTGCGCACTTATATAAAGATCTTGGTCTGGATAGTCTTGATGCTGTCGACCTTGTGTTGTTACTGGAAAAATCTTTTGGTGTAAAATTACGTAACCAGCCGGAAGTAAAAGAAGTGCGTACGCTTGAAGATATTTACAAGCTGATTATGCAATTGCAGCAGGATGCTGCATAA
- a CDS encoding lysophospholipid acyltransferase family protein: MSTSRKKSSPKLYTVLLLCFLLLHTLVTSLAAFIASPYYLFVKKMPLDKMIRYFIWLYGKGYVRCTRFFIPASLSWEGENPFPLQAPSIVVMNHYSILDLYYLGVLLHDGDIVFVTQRRPFLIKLYAPFMSMAKYIDMRTGDFSSCLEQCREHLNNGSKILFFPEAGRSRDGTLQPFKSAPFLVATECNVPVIPFCISGTEILLPAGAKYITPTNISLRILQPLYPEQYSGDFPHRVLKKMVHKQMKRALETQKRVLREAQ, translated from the coding sequence ATGAGCACAAGTAGAAAAAAGTCATCGCCGAAATTGTATACAGTGCTGTTGCTTTGCTTTTTATTGCTGCACACACTGGTGACCTCTCTGGCTGCGTTTATTGCCTCGCCCTACTATCTTTTTGTTAAGAAGATGCCGCTCGATAAAATGATTCGTTATTTTATCTGGCTGTATGGGAAGGGGTATGTGCGATGTACTCGCTTTTTCATACCTGCATCACTTAGTTGGGAAGGCGAAAATCCCTTTCCTTTGCAGGCACCGTCGATTGTTGTCATGAACCACTACTCTATCCTGGATTTGTATTACCTTGGGGTACTACTCCATGATGGTGATATTGTTTTTGTGACACAGCGAAGACCCTTTTTAATAAAGCTCTACGCTCCGTTCATGTCTATGGCGAAATATATTGATATGCGCACTGGAGATTTTTCTAGCTGTCTTGAGCAATGCAGAGAGCATCTCAATAATGGAAGCAAAATTCTCTTTTTTCCAGAGGCGGGGCGTAGTCGGGATGGTACGTTGCAGCCATTTAAAAGTGCCCCTTTTCTGGTTGCCACAGAATGCAATGTTCCTGTTATTCCGTTTTGCATTTCCGGTACAGAAATATTGCTCCCTGCCGGAGCAAAATACATTACACCTACAAATATTTCTTTACGTATATTGCAGCCGCTATATCCAGAACAGTATTCAGGCGACTTTCCGCACAGGGTGCTTAAAAAAATGGTGCACAAGCAAATGAAACGCGCCTTGGAAACACAAAAAAGAGTTTTAAGAGAGGCACAGTAA
- a CDS encoding LolA family protein, translated as MRTIFMSFLMLVCLAVPATSFSKEASLFDRIKLANANVSVVKAAFEQSSKLALFNDPLVVTGELVLQKPQNLRWEYTSPSASGFILNKNGGLQWCSTGKNCSVVRSELSPSLRVMANQMLLWVNIDEETLTEDFHIKITESKNPTILLQPKDEDMAKFIRSIAIELPESLRGVKDITVTEANDSVITLKFGKTLINPEIAPTTFKMP; from the coding sequence ATGCGTACAATTTTTATGAGTTTTTTAATGCTGGTATGCTTAGCAGTACCTGCTACTTCTTTTAGTAAAGAGGCATCTCTTTTTGACCGTATTAAACTGGCCAACGCGAATGTTTCAGTTGTTAAAGCAGCCTTTGAGCAATCGTCCAAGTTGGCATTGTTTAACGATCCCTTAGTGGTTACGGGCGAGCTTGTTTTGCAAAAACCTCAAAATTTGCGATGGGAATACACTTCCCCCTCTGCATCAGGTTTTATTTTAAATAAAAATGGTGGGCTACAGTGGTGTAGCACAGGCAAGAACTGCTCTGTTGTTCGCTCTGAGTTGTCCCCTTCGTTGCGCGTAATGGCCAATCAAATGTTGTTGTGGGTAAATATTGATGAGGAAACTCTTACTGAAGATTTTCATATAAAGATTACTGAATCAAAAAATCCGACAATTTTGTTACAGCCTAAGGATGAAGATATGGCAAAGTTTATTAGAAGCATTGCTATTGAGCTACCTGAGTCCTTGCGTGGAGTTAAAGATATAACGGTAACAGAAGCAAATGACAGCGTAATTACGTTGAAATTTGGAAAGACACTCATCAACCCTGAGATTGCGCCTACTACTTTCAAAATGCCATGA